A DNA window from Ranitomeya imitator isolate aRanImi1 chromosome 2, aRanImi1.pri, whole genome shotgun sequence contains the following coding sequences:
- the LOC138667351 gene encoding oocyte zinc finger protein XlCOF22-like — MWSAALQVEVSTISDPLSEDLLQKNILLIYPSKMDMDRDKMAERILHLTLEILFRLTGEDYTVVKKTSSDRCQDPVSEGWGRPLSPITGPPPHPLIHEDIDDQKILELIYKMIELLTGEVPIRCQDVAVYFSMEEWEYLEGHRDLYKNVIMEVPQPLTSPDLSSKRTTPERCPRPLLPQDCKQEDPNAPQDHQGEDRTHINTTETYVRGDERCKEEIPTYGYPAEGQLTSSVFKYDDLEILQDTTEVNAITPDISSSINSKDLSSDPMKQVPSSDSVLTTKENQSHKRGIKKQTAPKAKKSFSCTECGKCFNKKSHFVTHHRTHTREKPFSCSECGKCFNKKWHLASHHRTHTGEKPFSCSECGKYFNWKINLDRHQRTHTGEKPFSCSECGKCFIQKSDLVNHHRTHTGEKPFSCSECGKCFKWKNNLDSHQGTHTGEKPFSCSECGKCFNRKWQLVSHQRTHTGEKPFSCSDCWKCFKWKIDLVNHHRTHTGEKPFSCSECGKCFNHKGHLVCHQRTHKEEKPFSCSECGKCFIRKSDLVRHHRTHIGEKPFSCSECGKCFNQKWHLVCHQRTHKEEKPFSCSECGKCFIRKSDLVRHHRTHRGEKPFSCLECGKSFSQKSHLVCHQRTHKEEKPFSCSECGKCFIRKSNLVRHHRTHTEEKPFSCS; from the exons atgtggagtgcggctctgcaggtggag gtctctacaatatccgatcctctcagtgaagatcttctacaaaagaacattttactgatttacccatcaaagatggatatggacagagacaagatggcggagaggatattacacctcaccctagagatcctcttccggcttactggagag gattacacagtggtgaagaagacctctagtgatcgctgtcaggaccctgtgtctgagggatggggaagacccctgagcccaatcacggggcctccacctcaccccctgatccatgaggacatcgatgaccagaagatcctagaactcatctacaagatgattgagctgctgactggagag gttcctataaggtgtcaggatgtcgctgtctatttctccatggaggagtgggagtatttagaaggacacagagatctgtacaagaacgtcataatggaggttccccagcccctcacatctccag atctatccagtaagaggacaacgccagagagatgtccccgtcctcttcttccacaagactgcaagcaagaagatcccaatgctcctcaggatcatcag ggtgaagatcggacccatattaatactacagagacgtatgtgaggggggatgagcggtgtaaagaggagattcccacatatggctacccag cagagggacagttgacatcttcagtttttaaatatgatgatcttgagatcctacaagatacaactgaagtgaatgccattactccagatatatcatcatccattaacagcaaagatctgtcatctgatcctatgaaacaggtcccatcttctgattcagtactgactactaaggaaaatcaaagtcacaaaagaggcattaaaaaacaaactgctcctaaagcaaagaagtcattttcatgtacagaatgtgggaaatgttttaacaagaaatcacattttgttactcaccatagaactcacacaagggagaagcctttttcctgttcagaatgtgggaaatgttttaacaagaaatggcATCTTGCtagtcaccatagaactcacacaggagagaagcctttttcctgttcagaatgtgggaaatattttaactggaaaataaatcttgatcgccatcaaagaacccacacaggggagaagcctttttcctgttcagaatgtgggaaatgttttatccagaaatcagatttggttaatcaccatagaactcacacgggggagaagcctttttcttgttcagaatgtgggaaatgttttaaatggaaaaataATCTTGATAGCCATCaaggaacccacacaggggagaagcctttttcctgttcagaatgtgggaaatgttttaaccggaaatggcaacttgttagtcaccagagaactcacacaggggagaagcctttttcctgttcagattgttggaaatgttttaaatggaaaatagatttggttaatcaccatagaactcacacaggggagaagcctttttcctgttcagaatgtgggaaatgttttaaccataaagggCATCTTGtttgtcaccagagaactcacaaagaggagaagcctttttcctgttcagaatgtgggaaatgtttcatccggaaatcagatttggttaggcaccacagaactcacataggggagaagcccttttcctgttcagaatgtgggaaatgttttaaccagaaatggcatcttgtttgtcaccagagaactcacaaagaggagaagcctttttcctgttcagaatgtgggaaatgttttatccggaaatcagatttggttaggcaccacagaactcacagaggggagaagcctttttcctgtttagaatgtggaaaaagtTTTAGCCAGAAATCGCATCTTGtttgtcaccagagaactcacaaagaggagaagcctttttcctgttcagaatgtgggaaatgttttatccggaAATCAAATTTGGTTAGGCATcatagaactcacacagaggagaagcctttttcatgttcttaa